Proteins co-encoded in one Streptomyces sp. NBC_01283 genomic window:
- a CDS encoding discoidin domain-containing protein, translating to MLTRLFTSFPHTRLRSTGLIAFALAAVIAGLLPLTGGSPVIAAAGSGAAGVPDPRHPMAAPHEPVVPADAMEPTAPVLPRDGWTVSASDEETASENGRAVNVLDGSNATIWHSKWSGTAAPLPHTLTVDMHRTAVVSALVYQPRTNSANGRVGSYVLHVSADGTSWGSAVASGTLGDDATAKTLSFAAKGARYVRLTATSEAGNRGPWSAAAEINLLGDPGSPASVVDLPRAGWTATASDEEVSASANPAANVLDGDPDTLWHSRYSGTAVPLPHSITIDMKSARDVSALTYQPRRSGANGRIGAYTVTTSTDGTTFGAPVASGTWKDDDTVKGATFSRTVSARYVRLTGTTEAGGRGPWSSAAELRLSTPANPATAGSWGRVTGFPLVPVATALLPNNKLLAWSAYGVDRFGGSNGYTQTAIMDLGTGTVTQRRVDNTRHDMFCPGIAVLKDGRVLVTGGSNAERASIYDPATDAWSATSDMNIARGYQAMTLLSNGDAFVLGGSWSGGQGGKNGEVWSPSSGTWRKLPGVPVTNTMTADPAGPYRADNHQWLHATSGGRILQLGPSKQMNWISTQGDGSVTAAGTRADSADAMNGNAVAYDIGKLLTLGGATAYENTTATRRAYTIDLNGGGTPVAARTGDMDFARSFSNSVVMPDGKVAVFGGQSYPVPFSDGTSSLTPEIWDPATGQFTRMASMAVPRNYHSVANLLPDGRIFSGGGGLCGDCATNHADGAVFTPPYLLNADGTERTRPVITGTVPARVANGATVPVTADSAVTSFVLVRAGAATHSTDNDQRRVPLTFTRDSATSYTLNVPSDPGVALPGSYLLFALNSAGVPSKARMVSVG from the coding sequence ATGCTGACTCGTCTGTTCACATCCTTTCCGCACACCAGACTCAGATCCACCGGCCTCATAGCCTTCGCGCTCGCCGCCGTCATCGCCGGGCTGCTTCCGTTGACCGGAGGCAGCCCGGTCATCGCGGCCGCCGGATCCGGCGCCGCCGGAGTTCCCGATCCCCGGCACCCGATGGCGGCGCCGCACGAGCCCGTGGTGCCGGCCGACGCCATGGAACCCACCGCACCCGTCCTGCCCAGGGACGGCTGGACCGTGTCCGCGAGTGACGAGGAGACCGCGTCCGAGAACGGACGCGCCGTCAACGTGCTCGATGGCAGCAACGCCACCATCTGGCACAGCAAGTGGAGCGGCACCGCCGCGCCGCTTCCGCACACCCTCACCGTCGACATGCACCGGACGGCTGTCGTATCCGCACTCGTCTACCAGCCGCGCACCAACAGCGCCAACGGCAGGGTGGGTTCGTATGTCCTCCACGTGAGCGCCGACGGCACGAGTTGGGGTTCCGCCGTCGCCTCCGGCACCCTCGGCGACGACGCGACCGCCAAGACCCTGAGTTTCGCCGCGAAGGGCGCCCGCTACGTGCGGCTCACCGCGACGAGCGAGGCCGGCAACCGCGGCCCCTGGTCGGCCGCAGCCGAGATCAACCTCCTCGGCGACCCCGGCTCACCCGCCTCCGTGGTCGACCTGCCGCGGGCCGGGTGGACGGCGACGGCGAGCGACGAGGAGGTGAGCGCCTCGGCGAACCCCGCCGCCAACGTCCTCGACGGCGATCCGGACACCCTCTGGCACAGCCGGTACTCCGGTACCGCCGTGCCCCTGCCGCACAGCATCACCATCGACATGAAGAGCGCCCGCGACGTCTCGGCTCTCACCTACCAGCCGCGCAGGTCCGGAGCCAACGGCCGGATCGGCGCCTACACCGTCACGACCAGCACGGACGGCACCACGTTCGGGGCACCCGTCGCGAGCGGCACCTGGAAGGACGACGACACCGTCAAGGGGGCCACCTTCTCCCGCACCGTCAGCGCGCGGTACGTACGCCTGACGGGTACCACGGAGGCGGGCGGGCGTGGGCCGTGGTCCTCGGCGGCGGAGCTGCGTCTGAGCACTCCGGCGAACCCGGCGACCGCCGGTTCCTGGGGCCGGGTCACCGGATTCCCGCTGGTTCCCGTGGCCACCGCCCTGCTGCCGAACAACAAGCTGCTCGCCTGGTCCGCGTACGGCGTCGACCGCTTCGGGGGAAGCAACGGCTACACCCAGACCGCGATCATGGATCTCGGCACCGGAACCGTCACCCAACGACGGGTCGACAACACCCGCCACGACATGTTCTGCCCCGGCATCGCGGTCCTGAAGGACGGCCGGGTGCTGGTCACCGGCGGCAGCAACGCCGAGCGGGCCAGTATCTACGATCCGGCCACCGACGCCTGGTCGGCGACCAGCGACATGAACATCGCTCGTGGCTACCAGGCCATGACCCTGCTCTCCAACGGCGACGCCTTCGTCCTCGGCGGCTCCTGGAGCGGCGGCCAGGGCGGCAAGAACGGCGAGGTCTGGTCGCCGTCCTCCGGCACCTGGCGCAAACTGCCCGGCGTGCCGGTGACCAACACCATGACAGCCGACCCGGCGGGCCCCTACCGGGCCGACAACCACCAGTGGCTGCACGCGACGTCGGGCGGCCGGATCCTCCAGCTGGGGCCGAGCAAGCAGATGAACTGGATCTCCACCCAGGGGGACGGCTCCGTCACCGCCGCCGGAACGCGGGCCGACAGCGCGGACGCCATGAACGGCAACGCCGTCGCGTACGACATCGGCAAACTCCTCACACTGGGCGGTGCGACCGCGTACGAGAACACGACGGCCACCCGACGCGCGTACACCATCGACCTCAACGGGGGCGGAACTCCGGTGGCCGCGCGTACCGGCGACATGGACTTCGCCCGTTCCTTCAGCAACAGCGTGGTCATGCCGGACGGCAAGGTCGCCGTGTTCGGCGGGCAGTCCTACCCGGTTCCGTTCAGCGACGGGACCTCCTCGCTCACACCGGAGATCTGGGATCCGGCGACGGGGCAGTTCACCCGCATGGCGAGCATGGCCGTGCCGCGCAACTACCACAGCGTGGCCAACCTGCTGCCCGACGGGCGCATCTTCTCCGGGGGCGGCGGCCTGTGCGGCGACTGCGCCACCAACCACGCCGACGGGGCCGTCTTCACCCCGCCCTACCTGCTCAACGCCGACGGCACCGAGCGCACCCGGCCCGTCATCACCGGTACCGTGCCCGCCCGCGTGGCCAACGGGGCGACCGTCCCCGTGACCGCTGACTCGGCGGTCACCTCGTTCGTCCTGGTGCGGGCGGGCGCGGCGACCCACTCCACGGACAACGACCAGCGGCGCGTACCGCTCACCTTCACCCGCGACAGCGCGACCTCGTACACCCTCAACGTCCCCTCCGATCCGGGGGTGGCGCTGCCCGGCAGCTATCTGCTCTTCGCGCTCAACTCGGCCGGGGTGCCGAGCAAGGCCCGGATGGTCAGCGTGGGCTGA
- a CDS encoding alpha/beta hydrolase → MPTSRRIKVFAACVTLVAAATATTAAAPATPGPFARFHDQHVDWHACALGADDEEGQELDAAGADCADINVPLDYTDPGGRTITVAISRLKATDTAHRIGPLLLNDGGPAGPSLRMPVTKSKVMGEVADRYDLIGMDPRFVGRSTPLDCGWDLGSAPLRSAGADLAAYREEVSIARELAGRCKRTHGDVLSYVTTRNTARDMDIIRAALGENTLSYLGYSYGSYLGEVYTQLFPGRTDRMVLDGVNSPKRYSHTLLRGSEAANEAALRAWASWAAARHTTYGLGATRAEVLATVKHILDAAARNPLRIGDAYLLDEHALPFFFIGGLASDLDEERAALATTVRLLARAADREPVEPSERLAGQLEFLLTGAGSAPASQMTAIICGDVAERRGVADYWRAVEKSREQFPLTGPLANNITPCEFWDQPAEAPTVLDNDVPALLINATGDPRTLYADAKAMREQWPSSRLLTVKGARQHGLYGEYGNTCVNERVNAYLRTGRLPTRDLSCEK, encoded by the coding sequence ATGCCAACTTCCCGACGCATCAAGGTGTTTGCAGCGTGCGTGACGTTGGTCGCCGCCGCCACCGCGACGACCGCCGCCGCCCCCGCCACCCCGGGCCCGTTCGCCCGCTTCCACGACCAGCACGTCGACTGGCACGCCTGCGCCCTCGGCGCCGACGACGAGGAGGGCCAGGAGCTGGACGCCGCCGGCGCCGACTGCGCTGACATCAACGTGCCGCTCGACTACACCGACCCCGGCGGTCGCACCATCACCGTCGCCATATCCCGCCTGAAGGCCACCGACACCGCCCACCGCATCGGCCCGCTGCTGCTCAACGACGGAGGACCGGCCGGCCCCAGCCTCCGGATGCCGGTGACCAAGTCGAAGGTGATGGGCGAGGTCGCCGACCGCTACGACCTGATCGGCATGGACCCGCGCTTCGTCGGTCGGAGCACCCCGCTGGACTGCGGCTGGGACCTCGGCTCCGCACCCCTGCGCTCCGCGGGCGCCGACCTGGCGGCATACCGCGAGGAGGTTTCCATCGCGCGCGAGCTGGCCGGGCGGTGCAAACGTACCCACGGCGACGTGCTGTCGTACGTCACCACCCGCAACACCGCCCGCGACATGGACATCATCCGCGCCGCCCTCGGCGAGAACACCCTGTCCTACCTCGGCTACTCCTACGGCAGTTACCTCGGAGAGGTCTACACACAGCTCTTCCCCGGCAGAACCGACCGCATGGTGCTCGACGGCGTCAATTCCCCGAAGCGCTACAGCCACACCCTGCTGCGCGGTTCCGAGGCGGCCAACGAAGCGGCCCTGCGCGCGTGGGCGTCGTGGGCCGCCGCACGGCACACCACCTACGGTCTTGGCGCCACGCGCGCCGAGGTCCTGGCGACGGTGAAACACATCCTCGACGCCGCCGCACGGAATCCGCTGCGGATCGGGGACGCGTACCTGCTGGACGAGCACGCGCTTCCCTTCTTCTTCATCGGCGGCCTCGCCAGCGACCTCGACGAGGAGCGCGCCGCCCTGGCCACGACCGTACGTCTCCTGGCACGCGCCGCCGACCGGGAACCGGTCGAACCGTCAGAAAGGCTGGCCGGTCAGCTGGAGTTCCTGCTGACCGGGGCAGGCTCGGCCCCCGCCAGTCAGATGACCGCGATCATCTGCGGCGACGTGGCCGAGCGGCGCGGAGTCGCCGACTACTGGCGCGCGGTCGAGAAGTCCCGTGAACAGTTCCCCCTCACCGGACCGCTGGCCAACAACATCACTCCCTGCGAGTTCTGGGACCAGCCCGCCGAAGCGCCGACCGTGCTCGACAACGACGTCCCGGCCCTGCTCATCAACGCCACCGGCGACCCCCGGACCCTCTACGCCGACGCCAAGGCCATGCGCGAGCAGTGGCCGAGCTCCCGGCTGCTCACCGTCAAGGGCGCCCGCCAGCACGGCCTGTACGGTGAGTACGGCAACACCTGCGTCAACGAGCGCGTCAACGCCTACCTGCGGACGGGACGGCTCCCCACGCGGGACCTGAGCTGCGAGAAGTAG
- a CDS encoding Ig-like domain-containing protein — MSPAQARADTTFSAKIDFGTATTVPVSGHALDYGQAFGARTGPDQGTGLTYGWVGLSNTTPLDLTGNGRDRGTAEPDRLLATLVHMQLPASSAGVKTPGRWEIAVPNGTYTVTVAVGDATSVDSSHALQVENQNAVDGFVPTSTTKYQTRTVQPTVADGRLTISPLGGSNTKIAYVTVAPLADSAVHPEVRTVTPTNTATGAAPTGSVVADLRLVGPGVDAATLTASTVTLKESVTGAAVPAHVITSGGGDVINLSPTTGLKANTRYRFSVTSGARDLDGRSFTPWSSVFTTGAGTGTGTIAFDKVATSATGRSFASVVKGPDGKLYASTLDGYIMRYAIAADGTLSGAETISTVRTDATARGLPGAPNRSIIGMAFDPSSTAASPVLWITSNTMYAGGTPNEPDWSSSIARLSGPGLGTYTEVISRLPRSVKDHETNSLAFGPDGALYVTQGANNAMGAADPTWGNRPEHLLNAAVLRLDPAKLPASGAVDVRTESPGTYDPFAANAPLTLYATGVRNAYDLVWHTNGHLYTPTNGSAAGGNTPATPTPLPAACSRRIDAATAGAYTGPTVPGITSNPVAETDYVFDVKKNRYYGHPNPARCEWVLAGGNPTSGTSPFEVTGYPVGTQPDRNLDTAGMYDAGLHASADGVVEYRGNAFGGALKGKLLVVRYSSGQDIEVFGVDAQGKLSAPTTGITGFTGFQQPLDVTEDTAKGTLYVTEQGASKITLLRPRV, encoded by the coding sequence GTGTCTCCCGCGCAGGCGCGGGCGGACACCACCTTCTCAGCGAAGATCGACTTCGGTACCGCCACCACCGTGCCGGTGAGCGGCCACGCACTCGACTACGGACAGGCTTTCGGCGCCCGTACCGGCCCCGACCAGGGCACCGGCCTCACCTACGGCTGGGTGGGACTGTCCAACACCACCCCGCTCGACCTGACGGGCAACGGCCGGGACAGAGGCACCGCCGAGCCCGACCGGCTCCTCGCCACCCTCGTGCACATGCAGCTGCCCGCCTCGTCGGCCGGCGTGAAGACCCCGGGCCGGTGGGAAATCGCCGTACCCAACGGCACCTACACGGTGACGGTCGCCGTGGGCGACGCCACGAGCGTGGACAGCTCCCACGCGCTCCAGGTCGAGAACCAGAACGCGGTCGACGGGTTCGTCCCCACGTCCACCACCAAGTACCAGACCAGGACCGTTCAACCCACCGTGGCAGACGGCCGGTTGACGATCAGTCCGCTCGGGGGAAGCAACACGAAGATCGCGTACGTGACCGTCGCCCCGCTCGCCGACTCCGCCGTGCACCCGGAGGTCAGGACGGTGACCCCGACGAACACGGCGACCGGCGCGGCACCGACCGGCAGCGTCGTCGCGGACCTCCGCCTGGTGGGTCCCGGCGTCGACGCCGCGACCCTCACCGCCAGTACGGTCACCCTCAAGGAGTCGGTGACCGGGGCAGCCGTGCCCGCCCACGTGATCACCAGCGGCGGCGGCGACGTCATCAACCTGTCGCCGACGACGGGGCTCAAGGCGAACACCCGCTACCGCTTCTCGGTCACCAGCGGCGCCCGGGACCTGGACGGGCGGAGCTTCACGCCATGGAGCTCGGTGTTCACCACCGGGGCGGGCACCGGCACGGGCACCATCGCCTTCGACAAGGTGGCCACGTCAGCGACGGGCAGGAGTTTCGCCTCCGTGGTGAAGGGCCCCGACGGCAAGCTGTACGCGTCCACGCTCGACGGATACATCATGCGGTACGCGATCGCCGCCGACGGCACCCTGAGCGGGGCGGAGACGATCTCCACCGTGCGCACGGACGCAACGGCCCGCGGCCTGCCGGGAGCACCGAATCGTTCCATCATCGGGATGGCGTTCGATCCCTCCTCGACGGCGGCCAGCCCCGTGCTGTGGATCACCTCCAACACCATGTACGCCGGAGGCACCCCGAACGAGCCGGACTGGTCCAGCAGCATCGCCAGGCTGAGCGGTCCAGGCCTCGGCACGTACACCGAGGTGATCAGCCGTCTGCCCCGGTCCGTGAAGGACCACGAGACCAACTCCCTGGCCTTCGGCCCTGACGGCGCCCTCTACGTGACGCAGGGCGCCAACAACGCCATGGGCGCCGCCGACCCGACGTGGGGCAACCGCCCCGAGCACCTGCTCAACGCCGCCGTGCTGCGCCTCGACCCGGCCAAGCTCCCGGCGTCCGGCGCCGTCGACGTGCGGACCGAGAGCCCGGGAACGTACGACCCGTTCGCCGCCAACGCACCACTGACCCTCTACGCGACGGGCGTACGCAACGCCTACGACCTGGTGTGGCACACCAACGGCCACCTCTACACACCCACCAACGGGTCCGCGGCCGGCGGCAACACGCCCGCCACGCCCACACCGCTGCCCGCCGCCTGTTCCCGCCGGATCGACGCGGCGACGGCCGGGGCCTACACGGGTCCGACCGTGCCGGGGATCACGTCCAACCCCGTGGCGGAGACCGACTACGTCTTCGACGTGAAGAAGAACCGCTACTACGGGCACCCGAACCCGGCGCGCTGCGAGTGGGTGCTGGCCGGGGGCAACCCCACCTCGGGCACCAGTCCCTTCGAGGTCACCGGCTACCCCGTGGGCACCCAGCCGGACCGCAACCTGGACACGGCAGGAATGTACGACGCCGGGCTGCACGCCTCCGCCGACGGGGTCGTCGAATACCGCGGCAACGCCTTCGGGGGCGCACTCAAGGGCAAGCTCCTCGTGGTCCGTTACAGCAGTGGCCAGGACATCGAGGTGTTCGGCGTCGACGCGCAGGGGAAGCTGTCGGCGCCCACGACGGGCATCACCGGGTTCACCGGATTCCAGCAGCCGCTGGACGTCACGGAGGACACGGCCAAGGGCACCCTGTACGTCACAGAACAGGGCGCTTCGAAGATCACCCTACTCAGGCCCAGGGTGTGA